In one Sphingobacterium daejeonense genomic region, the following are encoded:
- a CDS encoding L-rhamnose mutarotase — protein MKQVAFKMKLLAGNEEEYLRRHQEIWPKLAELLKQNGISEYSIFLDPETLDLFAVQTLNEHYNDLTLRGHPIMKEWWEYMKDLMEINADYSPKTFPLKQVFYLP, from the coding sequence ATGAAACAAGTAGCATTTAAGATGAAATTGTTGGCCGGCAACGAAGAAGAATATTTGCGCCGACATCAAGAAATATGGCCGAAATTAGCCGAGTTATTAAAGCAAAATGGTATTTCTGAATACAGTATCTTCTTGGATCCTGAAACATTGGATCTGTTTGCTGTTCAAACACTCAATGAGCATTATAATGATTTAACATTGAGAGGACATCCAATCATGAAAGAATGGTGGGAATATATGAAAGATCTCATGGAAATAAATGCAGATTATTCACCCAAAACATTTCCATTAAAACAAGTATTTTACTTACCTTAG
- a CDS encoding GntR family transcriptional regulator gives MTNKVTDFLKTIQISDFSATPKYKQLASAIIDAVKSGTLEKDDMLPSINELSVYVDISRDTVEKAYKFLKNAEVIASIPGKGYYIATTDVKQRVKIAILLNKLSAHKKIVYDSFAKELEDDAALDLFVYNSDITYLRTLLGGLTKTYDYYVLFPHFKEGRDQAPEIINKLIPRDKLVLLGKYVDDIQGDFAAVYENYEKDIYGALEEALPSLSKYHTLNLIFPDNSDYPKAIIKGFYKFAQQYAFNHSLVSELEKEKIELGTCYINIAEDDLVKLLDKIIKKNLQIGKDVGVISYNETPLKKFILNGITTISTDFEMMGKMAAELIKNRSKDHVEVPFYLKQRQSV, from the coding sequence ATGACTAATAAGGTAACTGATTTCTTGAAAACCATTCAGATTAGTGACTTTTCTGCCACACCTAAATATAAGCAGCTAGCCAGTGCCATAATCGATGCAGTTAAAAGCGGAACGCTGGAGAAGGATGATATGCTACCTTCCATCAACGAGCTTTCCGTCTATGTGGATATCTCTCGTGATACCGTAGAGAAGGCCTACAAATTCCTGAAAAATGCAGAAGTAATTGCTTCAATACCAGGAAAGGGCTACTATATCGCGACAACAGATGTAAAACAGAGAGTAAAGATTGCAATCCTTTTAAATAAACTGAGCGCACATAAAAAGATAGTATACGACTCATTCGCAAAGGAATTGGAAGATGATGCTGCATTAGATCTCTTCGTCTACAACTCTGATATAACCTATCTAAGAACATTATTAGGGGGACTGACCAAAACCTACGATTATTACGTTCTGTTCCCGCATTTTAAGGAAGGGAGAGATCAAGCTCCGGAGATTATTAATAAGCTCATACCGAGAGATAAGTTGGTTCTGTTAGGCAAATACGTTGATGATATCCAAGGTGACTTTGCTGCGGTCTATGAAAACTATGAGAAAGACATTTATGGTGCTCTGGAGGAAGCATTACCTTCATTAAGTAAATACCACACCCTAAACCTCATTTTTCCCGATAACAGCGATTATCCAAAAGCAATCATTAAAGGATTTTACAAATTTGCCCAACAATACGCTTTTAACCATTCATTGGTCAGTGAACTTGAAAAAGAAAAGATCGAACTCGGAACTTGTTATATCAATATTGCAGAAGATGACTTGGTCAAACTTCTCGACAAAATCATCAAGAAAAATCTTCAGATTGGAAAGGATGTAGGCGTTATTTCATATAATGAAACCCCACTCAAAAAATTTATCCTTAACGGAATCACTACGATATCAACCGACTTCGAAATGATGGGCAAAATGGCGGCAGAATTAATAAAAAACCGATCCAAAGACCATGTTGAAGTCCCTTTTTATCTGAAACAAAGACAATCAGTATAA
- a CDS encoding DUF4136 domain-containing protein, with the protein MKKLWSVMLLGAIIVLGSCSSYKYNMTRVQKLDFSQYKTYGWLPPVDSLSKDYFTNDIAKDNILSTANHELEARGMNYSKDNPDLLFRYITIVNNKSRMVYGHSGWGWGGPWGFSPWWGYGGWGRSYPVGKEKVRYSHLIIEARDRRTNSVIWQARGSGEIHNPEKAINNLPKVVEGIFKEYPTK; encoded by the coding sequence ATGAAAAAGTTGTGGTCAGTTATGCTATTAGGAGCCATCATAGTGTTGGGTTCTTGTAGCTCTTATAAATATAATATGACGAGGGTCCAAAAGTTGGATTTCTCGCAATATAAAACTTATGGTTGGTTACCTCCGGTAGATTCACTTTCAAAGGATTATTTCACCAATGATATTGCTAAGGACAATATTTTGTCTACTGCAAATCATGAGTTGGAGGCCAGGGGCATGAATTATAGCAAGGACAATCCAGACTTGTTGTTCCGTTACATTACGATTGTGAACAACAAAAGCAGAATGGTCTACGGACATTCTGGTTGGGGCTGGGGAGGCCCATGGGGCTTTAGCCCTTGGTGGGGCTATGGCGGATGGGGTCGTTCTTATCCGGTTGGAAAAGAAAAAGTTCGTTATTCACATTTGATTATTGAAGCTAGAGACCGCAGGACAAACTCGGTAATCTGGCAAGCTAGAGGATCAGGTGAGATCCATAACCCTGAAAAAGCTATTAATAACCTTCCAAAAGTTGTAGAAGGAATATTTAAAGAATATCCTACGAAGTAG
- a CDS encoding NAD+ synthase — MKIALSQINYHIGNFEKNNEKIIESIQKAKSAGAELIVFAELAIGGYPAKDLLRNSSFLQHCYQSIEFIAKHCKDIACIIGAPVPNKDGEGKSLYNAAVLIENGEVKHITKKSLLPDYDVFDEYRYFEPNKIVSCINFKGKTIALTICEDLWDDDGPNSYVGDIMLELAKENPDLVINIAASPFSYTHFESRKNVLKRNVIKSNAPLIYVNQVGAQTDIIFDGRSLALNRKAEVIMELNAFDEDLQYVELNNNDLEVEEAHQELKTSEILLIHDALILGLRDYFQKSGFKTAVLGLSGGLDSALVAALACEALGAENVLSVLMPSVYSSDHSLKDALDLVKNTGCQHRIIPIKDSAKAFDSTLAETFEGRENDTTEENIQARTRGTLLMAISNKFGNILLNTSNKSEAAVGYGTLYGDMAGSISVIGDVYKTQAFELARYINRDREIIPINTIVKPPSAELRPDQKDSDSLPAYEILDAVLFQLIEMEKSKDDVINLGFDEALVNRVYKMLCNAEFKRFQAPPILRVSPKAFGPGRSMPLVAKYSF; from the coding sequence ATGAAGATTGCTTTATCACAGATCAACTACCATATTGGAAATTTCGAAAAGAATAACGAAAAGATTATTGAATCCATTCAAAAAGCTAAGTCCGCAGGTGCGGAATTGATCGTCTTTGCAGAACTTGCAATTGGCGGCTACCCTGCAAAGGATCTTCTTCGAAATTCTTCTTTTCTTCAACATTGCTATCAGAGCATTGAATTTATTGCCAAACATTGCAAGGATATCGCTTGTATTATCGGTGCTCCTGTTCCTAATAAGGATGGTGAAGGAAAATCGTTATACAACGCAGCGGTTTTGATAGAGAATGGTGAAGTTAAGCACATTACCAAAAAAAGCCTGCTGCCAGATTATGATGTTTTTGATGAGTATCGTTATTTTGAGCCTAACAAGATAGTTTCATGTATCAATTTTAAAGGTAAAACAATTGCTTTAACGATCTGTGAAGATCTTTGGGATGATGATGGTCCTAATTCTTATGTTGGAGACATTATGCTCGAACTTGCAAAGGAAAATCCTGACTTAGTTATCAACATTGCGGCTTCTCCATTCTCATATACACATTTTGAAAGCCGCAAAAACGTGCTTAAACGTAATGTAATCAAATCAAATGCGCCATTGATTTATGTCAATCAGGTTGGAGCACAAACCGATATTATTTTCGATGGTAGATCGCTTGCTCTAAATAGAAAAGCGGAGGTCATCATGGAATTAAACGCATTTGATGAAGACTTACAATATGTTGAGCTGAACAATAATGATTTGGAAGTTGAAGAGGCACATCAAGAATTGAAGACCTCAGAAATCTTATTAATTCATGATGCTCTAATTTTAGGTTTAAGAGATTATTTTCAGAAATCGGGCTTTAAGACAGCTGTGTTAGGTCTTTCGGGCGGTTTGGATTCTGCCCTGGTTGCGGCTTTGGCATGTGAAGCTTTAGGTGCAGAGAATGTGCTTTCTGTTCTGATGCCTTCAGTATATTCTTCGGATCATTCTTTAAAGGATGCGCTGGATCTAGTTAAGAATACGGGATGCCAGCACCGAATAATTCCTATCAAAGATAGTGCAAAAGCTTTTGACAGCACCTTAGCAGAGACTTTTGAGGGCAGAGAAAATGATACTACGGAAGAAAACATTCAGGCGAGAACTCGAGGGACATTATTGATGGCTATTTCCAATAAATTCGGCAATATTCTACTGAACACTTCAAATAAAAGCGAGGCTGCTGTCGGTTACGGCACCTTGTATGGCGATATGGCCGGATCAATCAGTGTCATTGGTGATGTTTACAAGACTCAAGCATTTGAACTTGCACGATATATCAATAGAGATCGAGAAATCATTCCTATCAACACTATTGTAAAACCACCATCCGCTGAATTAAGACCTGATCAAAAAGATTCAGATTCCTTGCCAGCCTATGAAATTTTGGATGCTGTATTGTTCCAGTTGATTGAAATGGAAAAATCGAAGGATGATGTTATCAACTTAGGGTTTGATGAGGCATTGGTAAATAGGGTATATAAAATGCTCTGCAATGCAGAATTCAAAAGATTCCAAGCTCCTCCTATCCTGCGAGTTAGCCCTAAAGCATTCGGTCCAGGACGGTCCATGCCTTTAGTTGCAAAATATTCATTTTAG